A genome region from Paradevosia shaoguanensis includes the following:
- a CDS encoding inositol monophosphatase family protein → MARSALLNVMVQAAIKAGKSLTRDFGEVENLQVSRKGPADFVSAADRRAEQIVFDELRKARPTYAFLMEEGGEVAGTDGQHRWIIDPLDGTTNFLHSIPLFAVAIALERANEIVASVIYNPIMDEMFTAEKGGGAWLQDRKRLRVAARRHLADAVVATGIKVMNPVEDALALRQVNHISPAVAGIRRSGSASTDLAWLAAGRFDAYWESQLKPWDVAPGLLMVKEAGGFVTDYAGVGGSIWNGQVVAGNETIQALLLKEIKAVK, encoded by the coding sequence ATGGCCCGCTCCGCACTGCTCAATGTCATGGTTCAGGCCGCCATCAAGGCCGGCAAGTCCCTCACCCGCGATTTCGGCGAGGTCGAGAACCTGCAGGTCTCCCGCAAGGGCCCCGCCGATTTCGTCTCTGCCGCCGATCGCCGCGCCGAACAGATCGTCTTTGACGAGCTGCGCAAGGCTCGCCCGACCTATGCTTTCCTCATGGAGGAGGGCGGCGAAGTTGCCGGTACCGACGGCCAGCATCGCTGGATCATCGATCCCCTGGACGGCACCACCAATTTTCTCCACTCGATCCCGCTCTTTGCGGTAGCCATCGCCCTGGAGCGCGCCAACGAGATCGTCGCCTCGGTGATCTACAATCCGATCATGGATGAGATGTTCACCGCCGAGAAGGGCGGCGGCGCCTGGCTTCAGGACCGCAAGCGCCTCCGCGTCGCGGCCCGCCGGCACCTCGCCGACGCCGTGGTCGCTACCGGCATCAAGGTGATGAACCCCGTCGAGGACGCCCTGGCGCTGCGCCAGGTCAATCACATTTCCCCCGCCGTCGCCGGCATCCGCCGCTCCGGCTCGGCCTCGACCGACCTCGCCTGGCTGGCTGCCGGCCGGTTCGATGCCTATTGGGAAAGCCAGCTCAAGCCCTGGGACGTTGCGCCCGGCCTGCTGATGGTCAAGGAAGCCGGCGGCTTCGTCACCGACTATGCCGGCGTGGGCGGCAGCATATGGAACGGCCAGGTCGTGGCCGGCAACGAAACCATCCAGGCGCTCCTCCTCAAGGAAATCAAGGCAGTCAAATAG